In Musa acuminata AAA Group cultivar baxijiao chromosome BXJ2-3, Cavendish_Baxijiao_AAA, whole genome shotgun sequence, the following proteins share a genomic window:
- the LOC103978291 gene encoding transcription factor bHLH110 isoform X2 encodes MMGSSYLDHYHQEELHGFSSLATVPAFYDLASNREWNQNQLLNCGDFVSNANGVLSGHRDFSSSHEISPASSLMVHDLGVHHWASNTEEGFMNQLPAHQLNAAKVKELSENSFPTLNLDHQLHQKLLVRALASDRQIDGLQPLLGHLSESSSFAPPTANFSRSSPHPPLVAGSLDMDLHELDLLASARLGRSFCQTSLTGMALFGEDATSALDHLQESVLPEPFHHHHLKMPSLASGVAEARRCNSTWEDKSSQTPPGKPRFEQQRSSFSPFKVRKEKLGDRIAALQQLVAPFGKTDTASVLMEAIGYIKFLLDQVEKLSVPYMRSCGSKRSRTMEEASNGESDEPRRDLRSRGLCLVPLSCTSYVTTEQGVWSPVPSSCTGSG; translated from the exons ATGATGGGGTCTTCATATCTGGATCACTACCACCAAGAAGAGCTTCACGGTTTCTCCTCTTTAGCGACAGTTCCAGCTTTCTATGATCTTGCTAGCAACCGCGAGTGGAACCAAAACCAGCTCTT GAACTGCGGCGACTTCGTGTCGAATGCCAATGGAGTTCTATCTGGCCACAGAGATTTCAGTTCAAGCCATGAAATCTCACCTGCTAGCTCACTAATGGTTCATGACCTAGGGGTTCATCACTGGGCTAGCAACACCGAAGAAGGCTTCATGAACCAGCTGCCTGCCCATCAGCTCAACGCAGCGAAGGTCAAAGAGTTGTCAGAGAACTCTTTTCCCACGCTTAATCTAGACCACCAATTACACCAGAAGCTCTTGGTAAGAGCATTGGCCTCAGATCGCCAGATTGATGGCCTTCAGCCTCTCCTGGGACACTTGTCTGAAAGCTCGAGCTTTGCTCCTCCGACAGCTAATTTCTCACGCTCGAGTCCGCATCCGCCGTTGGTCGCAGGCTCATTAGACATGGATCTACATGAGTTGGATCTGCTGGCTTCAGCTAGATTAGGAAGGAGCTTCTGCCAGACTTCGCTCACTGGAATGGCCTTGTTTGGAGAGGATGCAACTTCCGCGTTAGACCATCTTCAAGAATCAGTACTTCCAGAGCCATTTCACCACCACCACCTTAAG ATGCCATCTTTGGCCAGTGGAGTAGCAGAAGCACGAAGATGCAACAGCACTTGGGAAGACAAATCATCTCAAACACCACCAGGAAAGCCTCGGTTTGAGCAGCAGCGCTCGTCCTTCTCTCCTTTCAAG GTGAGGAAGGAGAAGCTGGGCGATAGGATTGCAGCACTACAGCAGCTGGTGGCACCATTTGGCAAG ACTGACACAGCTTCAGTGCTAATGGAGGCCATTGGATACATCAAATTTCTGCTGGACCAGGTTGAG AAATTAAGTGTACCATACATGAGGTCATGTGGCAGTAAAAGATCAAGGACAATGGAAGAG GCATCGAATGGGGAGAGTGACGAGCCAAGGCGAGATCTGAGGAGTAGAGGGCTTTGTCTGGTACCATTGTCATGCACATCATACGTGACAACCGAGCAAGGAGTCTGGTCGCCAGTTCCATCCTCCTGTACTGGAAGTGGTTGA
- the LOC103978291 gene encoding transcription factor bHLH110 isoform X1, with product MMGSSYLDHYHQEELHGFSSLATVPAFYDLASNREWNQNQLLNCGDFVSNANGVLSGHRDFSSSHEISPASSLMVHDLGVHHWASNTEEGFMNQLPAHQLNAAKVKELSENSFPTLNLDHQLHQKLLVRALASDRQIDGLQPLLGHLSESSSFAPPTANFSRSSPHPPLVAGSLDMDLHELDLLASARLGRSFCQTSLTGMALFGEDATSALDHLQESVLPEPFHHHHLKMPSLASGVAEARRCNSTWEDKSSQTPPGKPRFEQQRSSFSPFKVRKEKLGDRIAALQQLVAPFGKTDTASVLMEAIGYIKFLLDQVEKLSVPYMRSCGSKRSRTMEENLHSVVSSSKASNGESDEPRRDLRSRGLCLVPLSCTSYVTTEQGVWSPVPSSCTGSG from the exons ATGATGGGGTCTTCATATCTGGATCACTACCACCAAGAAGAGCTTCACGGTTTCTCCTCTTTAGCGACAGTTCCAGCTTTCTATGATCTTGCTAGCAACCGCGAGTGGAACCAAAACCAGCTCTT GAACTGCGGCGACTTCGTGTCGAATGCCAATGGAGTTCTATCTGGCCACAGAGATTTCAGTTCAAGCCATGAAATCTCACCTGCTAGCTCACTAATGGTTCATGACCTAGGGGTTCATCACTGGGCTAGCAACACCGAAGAAGGCTTCATGAACCAGCTGCCTGCCCATCAGCTCAACGCAGCGAAGGTCAAAGAGTTGTCAGAGAACTCTTTTCCCACGCTTAATCTAGACCACCAATTACACCAGAAGCTCTTGGTAAGAGCATTGGCCTCAGATCGCCAGATTGATGGCCTTCAGCCTCTCCTGGGACACTTGTCTGAAAGCTCGAGCTTTGCTCCTCCGACAGCTAATTTCTCACGCTCGAGTCCGCATCCGCCGTTGGTCGCAGGCTCATTAGACATGGATCTACATGAGTTGGATCTGCTGGCTTCAGCTAGATTAGGAAGGAGCTTCTGCCAGACTTCGCTCACTGGAATGGCCTTGTTTGGAGAGGATGCAACTTCCGCGTTAGACCATCTTCAAGAATCAGTACTTCCAGAGCCATTTCACCACCACCACCTTAAG ATGCCATCTTTGGCCAGTGGAGTAGCAGAAGCACGAAGATGCAACAGCACTTGGGAAGACAAATCATCTCAAACACCACCAGGAAAGCCTCGGTTTGAGCAGCAGCGCTCGTCCTTCTCTCCTTTCAAG GTGAGGAAGGAGAAGCTGGGCGATAGGATTGCAGCACTACAGCAGCTGGTGGCACCATTTGGCAAG ACTGACACAGCTTCAGTGCTAATGGAGGCCATTGGATACATCAAATTTCTGCTGGACCAGGTTGAG AAATTAAGTGTACCATACATGAGGTCATGTGGCAGTAAAAGATCAAGGACAATGGAAGAG AACTTACACAGCGTTGTTTCTTCTTCCAAGGCATCGAATGGGGAGAGTGACGAGCCAAGGCGAGATCTGAGGAGTAGAGGGCTTTGTCTGGTACCATTGTCATGCACATCATACGTGACAACCGAGCAAGGAGTCTGGTCGCCAGTTCCATCCTCCTGTACTGGAAGTGGTTGA